A region of the Clostridia bacterium genome:
TCTTGCGGTTTCACTAATATTAAGGCTGTTATTCAAGAACTGGTCCGCAGTTTCCATAAGCTCTCGGTCTTTTAAAACCGCTAATGCACTCTTATCTAATGACATATTGAGATACTGATTGACCTTGTCTTGGGGCAGGTCTTCTAACAGTTTTATCAAAAGATAGTCTTTATAAGAATAAACTCTTGAACTTTCTTCAATTAATTTTCCTAGTCTTACCGCAGAAATGCTCTGAGAATACATAGCAGGTATGGAAATATAATCTTGTGCAATGCCGCCCACACCTATATATACTGTTTTGGAAAGTTCCTGCTGAATATTATCCACAACCATTCGGGCAAATTCACCTGCCGATTGATAATCATCATCTACGCCGCATGTTTTCAAAACCGCGATGTTGGCTTCCTGCATAGGAACGATAATATCAGGTTCTCTTAATAATTCGTTTAAAAATTCCAAAATGTCTTTTATGTCTTTTGATTGGCATAAAATATTAATGACATAAAAAGACTGATCCAAAAGATTGTATTTTTCTTTATACGAAATAATCTTTGACGATTCAAGACTGCCCATAAGCAGTTCTTTATAAAAATCCTGTTTGTTTAAGGTGTTTCCA
Encoded here:
- a CDS encoding helix-turn-helix domain-containing protein, which gives rise to MLKAILDVIMPIQESTGLEIDIFTPKGERLVSTQDQKPSYHFDMSVEQLLKNDSIFLDKAKNITYFLVQLLNKDYIGVIMGANEVSKNYAFMVARLLESSFKTDGNTLNKQDFYKELLMGSLESSKIISYKEKYNLLDQSFYVINILCQSKDIKDILEFLNELLREPDIIVPMQEANIAVLKTCGVDDDYQSAGEFARMVVDNIQQELSKTVYIGVGGIAQDYISIPAMYSQSISAVRLGKLIEESSRVYSYKDYLLIKLLEDLPQDKVNQYLNMSLDKSALAVLKDRELMETADQFLNNSLNISETARIMYMHRNTLIYRLDKIEKMTGLNLRKFSDAMVFRTLNILYKLYKSESR